The following proteins are co-located in the Leptospira limi genome:
- the speE gene encoding polyamine aminopropyltransferase produces MEIWYTEKLELEKGRAVSYRVTKTIESLQSPFQKIDIFETQSFGRMFTLDGVTMVTNKDEHSYHEMIAHIPMMSHPNPESVLVIGGGDGGTVREVLKHPSVKEVVLCEIDKAVVDISYKYFPECADAMKDPKVIHHYDDGAKFARDNKGRFDVILVDSSDPVGPAEVLFKEPFFRDMASALKPTGIIATQAESFWYHGDVITSLFEFIPKIFPEYGYYYTTIPTYPSGIIGFTFLSNAIDPYSVTPDPKRVPKGLKYYSPEIHKAAFVLPEFAKAYIKRKG; encoded by the coding sequence ATGGAGATTTGGTACACAGAAAAATTGGAATTAGAAAAAGGGCGAGCCGTCAGTTACCGAGTAACAAAGACAATCGAAAGCCTACAATCTCCATTCCAAAAAATTGATATATTTGAAACACAATCATTCGGTCGTATGTTCACTTTAGATGGTGTAACAATGGTTACAAACAAAGACGAACATTCTTATCATGAGATGATTGCACATATCCCGATGATGAGCCATCCCAATCCAGAATCTGTGCTTGTAATTGGAGGAGGAGATGGGGGAACAGTTCGTGAAGTATTAAAACACCCATCTGTCAAAGAAGTTGTTTTGTGTGAGATTGACAAAGCAGTTGTCGACATCAGTTACAAATACTTTCCAGAATGTGCAGATGCCATGAAAGACCCAAAAGTCATCCATCACTATGATGACGGAGCCAAATTTGCAAGAGACAACAAAGGTCGTTTTGATGTAATCCTTGTGGATTCTAGTGACCCAGTGGGCCCTGCAGAAGTTTTGTTTAAGGAACCATTTTTTCGTGATATGGCAAGTGCCTTAAAACCTACTGGGATCATTGCGACTCAAGCAGAATCGTTTTGGTACCATGGAGATGTGATCACTTCACTCTTTGAATTCATTCCGAAAATTTTCCCTGAGTATGGATATTATTACACAACCATTCCCACTTATCCTTCTGGAATCATTGGGTTTACTTTTTTATCCAATGCAATTGATCCGTATTCGGTCACACCAGATCCAAAACGAGTTCCAAAAGGTCTTAAGTACTATAGCCCTGAAATCCATAAAGCAGCGTTTGTGTTACCTGAGTTTGCAAAAGCTTATATCAAACGTAAAGGTTAA
- the pyrF gene encoding orotidine-5'-phosphate decarboxylase — protein MTSFLTKFHSRRDKLRSLLCIGMDPELEKLPKSCLDSKSPLVFFAETIVRYTHLYAVSWKPNIAFFERHGAEGYFALEHTVHLMKEISPEVPIVMDAKRGDLANTAKEYAKYFFQTLKVDALTVNPYMGRDSLVPYLDLGGYLFVLGLTSNPSSSDFQKLRIGSSGLYVYEEVSDQMARLAESYPGQLGLVVGGTHPSEIESLRDRHPDLCFLIPGFGAQGGDLESIIKASGKEALINSSRGITMSTVAENFGEVSKKKSEEVHLQMNQLFP, from the coding sequence ATGACTTCATTTTTAACAAAATTCCATTCCCGAAGAGACAAATTACGATCCCTTTTATGCATTGGAATGGATCCTGAATTGGAAAAATTACCGAAGTCTTGTTTGGATTCAAAATCACCTCTTGTGTTTTTTGCAGAAACCATCGTTCGTTACACCCATCTTTATGCAGTCTCTTGGAAACCCAACATTGCCTTTTTTGAACGCCACGGTGCCGAAGGTTATTTTGCGTTAGAACATACAGTCCACTTAATGAAAGAAATTTCTCCAGAAGTTCCCATTGTGATGGATGCCAAACGCGGAGACCTTGCGAACACGGCAAAAGAGTATGCAAAGTATTTTTTCCAAACCTTAAAGGTCGATGCCCTCACAGTGAATCCATACATGGGTCGAGATAGCCTTGTTCCCTATTTGGATTTGGGTGGGTATCTATTTGTTTTAGGGTTAACCTCAAATCCAAGTTCATCTGATTTCCAAAAACTTAGGATTGGGTCCAGTGGTTTGTACGTATACGAAGAGGTAAGTGACCAAATGGCGCGCCTGGCTGAATCCTATCCTGGCCAATTGGGTTTAGTCGTGGGTGGAACCCATCCCTCTGAAATTGAATCTTTACGTGACCGCCACCCTGATTTATGTTTTCTCATCCCTGGTTTTGGAGCACAAGGTGGAGATTTAGAATCCATTATCAAAGCAAGTGGCAAGGAAGCACTTATCAATTCATCGCGTGGGATCACAATGAGTACGGTTGCTGAAAATTTTGGAGAAGTTTCTAAAAAGAAATCAGAAGAAGTACATTTGCAGATGAACCAACTCTTTCCTTAA
- a CDS encoding NAD(P)/FAD-dependent oxidoreductase, which yields MKETLAIVGTGIAGLGSAYFLKNDFELTIFDHADYIGGHTNTVMVEEDGIQIPIDTGFIVFNHVTYPNLLRLFQTLNVPTKKSDMSFSVQFDPTKLEFCGSGLSGLFAQKRNLFRPRYLKMLLEINRFNTEAPKILDNPTYDDWNLGRYMETFGYGKDILNYYLVPMSSAVWSTPPDLMLEFPAKSLIRFFYNHGFLGLNTQHQWYTVDGGSKEYVKRIIPPIQNRFRLNTPVLAVNRLPNGKVELVLPEGKKEVFDKVLLATHGHISAKLLGNPTKLEKELLPLYKYQHNTATLHTDDSDMPSIKSCWSSWNYKITESNSGKLEPYTIYWMNRLQNVSKKKNYFVTINDPGRVKQSHTIKKIDYEHPLFSVEASLGQNRLPMLNEDGPIYYAGAYFRYGFHEDGFLSAVNVSKSILKRDPWT from the coding sequence GTGAAAGAAACTTTAGCAATTGTCGGAACTGGAATCGCAGGTTTAGGTTCTGCATACTTTTTAAAAAACGATTTTGAATTAACCATTTTTGATCATGCCGATTATATCGGTGGTCATACCAATACAGTCATGGTAGAAGAAGATGGAATCCAAATTCCTATTGATACTGGGTTTATTGTATTCAACCATGTTACGTATCCAAATTTATTACGTTTATTCCAAACCTTAAATGTTCCGACCAAAAAATCGGATATGTCATTCAGTGTACAATTTGATCCCACCAAACTAGAGTTTTGTGGATCTGGACTTTCTGGTTTATTTGCTCAGAAAAGAAATCTCTTCCGTCCTCGGTACTTAAAAATGTTACTTGAGATCAATCGGTTTAATACGGAAGCACCGAAAATATTGGATAACCCAACTTACGATGATTGGAATTTGGGTCGTTATATGGAAACCTTTGGGTATGGAAAAGACATTCTCAATTATTATTTGGTTCCTATGAGTTCGGCTGTTTGGTCCACTCCACCAGATTTGATGTTGGAATTCCCTGCCAAATCACTCATCCGATTTTTTTACAACCATGGATTTTTGGGACTCAATACACAACACCAGTGGTATACAGTTGATGGTGGATCCAAAGAATATGTAAAACGAATCATTCCGCCCATCCAAAACCGATTCCGATTGAATACACCTGTGCTTGCCGTAAACCGTTTGCCGAATGGAAAAGTGGAACTTGTGTTACCGGAAGGGAAAAAGGAAGTATTTGACAAAGTCCTTCTTGCAACACATGGGCATATTTCCGCTAAATTACTAGGGAACCCAACAAAACTCGAAAAAGAATTACTCCCTCTCTATAAATACCAACACAATACAGCGACCTTACATACTGATGATTCCGATATGCCATCTATCAAATCCTGTTGGTCGAGTTGGAATTATAAAATCACTGAATCAAACAGTGGAAAATTGGAACCGTACACCATCTATTGGATGAATCGTTTACAAAATGTATCCAAAAAGAAGAATTATTTTGTAACAATCAATGATCCAGGTCGTGTGAAACAAAGCCATACAATCAAAAAAATTGATTACGAACATCCATTGTTTTCGGTCGAAGCGTCTCTTGGTCAAAATCGTTTGCCCATGTTAAATGAAGATGGGCCAATTTATTATGCAGGTGCTTATTTTAGATATGGATTCCATGAAGATGGATTTTTGTCTGCAGTGAATGTATCAAAAAGTATTTTAAAAAGAGACCCATGGACTTAA
- a CDS encoding DUF1365 domain-containing protein — translation MYEADVFHMRTAPTQNKFQYKIFNFYLDLEEIDNLAKSSLLFSRNRWNLFSFYDKDHLQFGKESIYENVKTFLEASGVKGPIGKIFLLTNLRVLGYVFNPVSFYFCFDTLGKPLVAIAEVGNTFGEIKPYIGTFQTGKGTIADPEVFIREPKNFYVSPFIPLDSEFEFRLNVPNEKLQIGVDSYEDGKRILITSFIGKKIRFRSKYLLKLFIQFPIITVKIITLIHWQAFKLWIKKIPYIKKHQNLEKQTGVPLGKISEPVPFTRND, via the coding sequence ATGTATGAAGCGGACGTATTTCATATGCGTACCGCTCCCACACAAAACAAATTCCAGTATAAAATATTTAATTTTTATTTGGACTTGGAAGAAATTGATAACTTGGCGAAGTCTAGTTTGTTGTTTTCCAGGAATCGGTGGAATCTGTTTTCTTTTTATGACAAAGACCACTTACAATTCGGAAAAGAATCCATTTATGAAAATGTTAAAACGTTTTTGGAAGCTTCGGGTGTCAAAGGACCAATTGGCAAAATTTTTCTCTTAACAAATCTAAGAGTTTTGGGTTATGTGTTCAATCCTGTTAGTTTTTACTTTTGTTTTGATACATTGGGGAAACCACTTGTTGCCATAGCAGAAGTAGGGAATACCTTTGGGGAAATCAAACCATACATTGGTACATTCCAAACAGGGAAGGGAACCATTGCAGATCCCGAGGTTTTCATACGAGAACCAAAGAACTTTTATGTCTCCCCATTTATCCCATTAGATTCCGAATTTGAATTTCGATTGAATGTACCCAATGAAAAATTACAGATTGGAGTCGACTCTTATGAGGATGGGAAACGAATTTTGATTACGTCCTTTATAGGAAAAAAAATTCGCTTTCGATCGAAATACTTATTAAAACTTTTCATCCAATTTCCAATTATTACCGTCAAAATAATAACATTGATTCATTGGCAAGCATTCAAGTTGTGGATCAAAAAAATCCCTTACATAAAGAAACACCAAAACTTAGAGAAACAAACAGGAGTTCCCCTTGGAAAAATCAGCGAACCAGTCCCTTTTACAAGAAACGATTGA
- a CDS encoding SAM-dependent methyltransferase — MEKSANQSLLQETIDSELFSELKDKSVTEQYPIYRKIFFKAMSSMKRGSLRMILPNGEQLILGDANSNYEPKFHSALIHVKNPVFFKKSVLHGDIGFSESYLTGDWDTDSIENVISWFILNVDDAPNLSGAKKKLFHLDLFNLGNKFLHFLRRNTLTGSKKNIVEHYDLGNSFYKLFLDPTMTYSSAYFESLDQSLEEAQTIKVDKLCQKLKLNPKDHLLEIGSGWGFLSIHAAKNYGCKVTTVTLSEEQYKFAKERIEKEGLSDKIEIRIQDYRKIEGKFTKLVSVEMLEAVGDAFYETFFQKCQDLLTQDGIMALQVITCPDARFTSFKKGIDFIQKHIFPGSLLPSIGRMNQAINRTGDMYLHNLEDMGLSYAKTLRLWLKAFEENLTEVRNQGYSETFIRKWRYYLAYCAAAFQMRNISVVQSVYVRPNNLNI, encoded by the coding sequence TTGGAAAAATCAGCGAACCAGTCCCTTTTACAAGAAACGATTGATTCAGAGCTTTTTAGTGAACTAAAGGATAAGTCGGTAACCGAACAATATCCTATTTACAGGAAAATATTTTTTAAAGCGATGAGTTCCATGAAACGTGGATCACTTCGAATGATTCTCCCAAATGGAGAACAATTGATATTAGGTGATGCCAACAGTAATTATGAACCAAAGTTTCACTCGGCACTGATCCATGTTAAAAATCCTGTATTCTTCAAGAAATCAGTGTTACATGGTGACATTGGATTTTCCGAATCTTATTTAACTGGAGATTGGGATACAGATTCCATTGAGAATGTAATTTCATGGTTCATATTAAATGTGGACGATGCTCCTAATTTATCTGGCGCTAAGAAAAAACTTTTCCATTTAGATTTATTCAATTTGGGAAATAAGTTCTTACATTTTCTCCGAAGGAATACACTAACTGGAAGTAAAAAGAATATTGTGGAACATTATGATTTAGGGAATAGTTTTTATAAGTTATTCCTTGATCCTACAATGACATATAGTTCTGCTTATTTTGAATCTCTCGACCAGTCACTGGAAGAAGCACAAACGATCAAAGTTGATAAACTTTGCCAAAAGTTAAAACTAAATCCAAAAGATCATTTATTGGAAATTGGAAGTGGATGGGGATTTTTATCCATACATGCAGCAAAAAACTATGGATGTAAGGTAACTACTGTTACGTTATCTGAAGAACAATACAAATTTGCGAAGGAAAGGATTGAAAAAGAAGGTTTATCCGACAAAATTGAAATTCGAATCCAAGATTATCGTAAAATTGAAGGAAAATTTACAAAATTAGTATCAGTTGAGATGTTAGAAGCAGTAGGAGATGCATTTTACGAAACCTTCTTTCAAAAATGCCAAGATTTACTCACACAAGATGGAATCATGGCTTTACAAGTGATCACTTGCCCGGATGCTCGGTTCACTTCTTTTAAAAAGGGAATTGATTTTATTCAAAAACATATCTTCCCAGGATCACTTCTCCCGTCCATAGGCCGAATGAACCAAGCCATTAATCGTACTGGTGACATGTATCTTCACAATTTAGAAGATATGGGACTCAGTTATGCAAAAACACTTCGTTTGTGGTTAAAAGCTTTTGAGGAAAACCTAACAGAAGTGAGAAACCAAGGATATAGCGAAACCTTTATCCGTAAGTGGAGATACTATTTAGCATATTGTGCAGCTGCCTTCCAAATGAGAAACATCAGCGTTGTACAATCTGTTTATGTAAGACCCAACAATTTAAATATCTAA
- a CDS encoding SRPBCC family protein, translating into MRETKSIFTFDEPIERLWSAVTVYEVLVHWLADEVRGRPKVGGEFSWTWKLGLEGNFTSHGIYKKIEPLRELVMEWKDHPAGNVFLQLIFEVISQNQSRLTIINGGFPDNDSSNVWLESAKEAWDGQAVLLKEFLKQNPDISKFMKKT; encoded by the coding sequence ATGAGAGAAACCAAGTCTATATTTACATTTGATGAACCAATTGAACGTTTATGGTCGGCGGTCACCGTTTATGAAGTGTTAGTGCATTGGTTGGCAGATGAAGTGCGTGGTAGACCAAAAGTAGGAGGGGAGTTTTCTTGGACTTGGAAACTTGGACTTGAAGGCAATTTCACTTCGCATGGAATTTATAAAAAAATAGAACCTCTTCGTGAACTTGTAATGGAGTGGAAAGACCATCCAGCAGGAAATGTATTTTTACAATTGATTTTCGAAGTAATCTCGCAAAACCAATCCAGGCTAACGATAATTAATGGAGGATTTCCTGATAACGATTCATCAAATGTTTGGTTGGAAAGTGCAAAAGAAGCTTGGGATGGACAAGCTGTCCTCTTAAAAGAATTTTTAAAACAGAATCCAGATATCAGCAAATTTATGAAAAAAACTTGA
- a CDS encoding protein kinase family protein — translation MEYPELESYFQKLTDITDRIAMMNNHFDATPEIDIPQLFELFDDIQSKDWENTDREYYELFTSYFTFHVKTVEEIIQEAREILNPENREHVKKLVSHVRKADDWFLSLKKKRKLARTQVA, via the coding sequence ATGGAATATCCTGAACTGGAATCTTATTTCCAGAAATTAACTGATATAACAGACCGTATCGCAATGATGAACAATCATTTTGATGCGACACCTGAGATCGACATACCACAGTTATTTGAATTGTTTGATGACATTCAATCAAAGGATTGGGAAAACACTGATAGAGAGTATTATGAACTCTTTACTAGTTATTTCACATTCCATGTGAAGACAGTGGAAGAAATCATCCAAGAAGCACGTGAAATCTTAAATCCAGAAAATAGAGAACACGTGAAAAAATTAGTAAGCCACGTTCGTAAGGCTGATGATTGGTTCCTAAGTCTCAAAAAGAAACGCAAACTTGCTCGTACACAAGTAGCATAA
- a CDS encoding DUF1574 domain-containing protein — protein sequence MDSIFRIPYIQTLAKIDLTAVNYKAKSDFLEKLLKEKPGVNSPKTKKIMLILGSSRLLYFDYDELVSFYPDWEIYNLSSAVTTPAYYDFQLTKILDAGIKPDLVIMETDPNQFNQNSVFKSSNLTYSFDLGYVLSNLSLFGKDHVSFYLGRKLFAVGTYKPYLDQMWKNYKNPYLDNVLGMHKSTYDYIISHNGNGLSPIDNYMEKDSNALLLTSHRTLDWLFASYQRSNMQFGFYEKILNRLQEEKIKAVIVWPLSSPDFESLMEKESLVKTWETEIDSITKDHNYSILKLKHDPSYNCNAFADGGHVAKDCYRSLMRSILLEYFRRYEPNRL from the coding sequence GTGGATTCTATCTTCAGGATCCCATACATCCAAACACTTGCCAAAATTGACTTAACAGCTGTTAATTATAAAGCCAAATCAGATTTTTTAGAAAAATTATTAAAAGAGAAACCCGGTGTAAACTCTCCTAAAACGAAAAAAATCATGCTGATTTTAGGATCTTCAAGATTGTTGTATTTTGATTATGATGAGTTAGTATCTTTTTATCCAGATTGGGAAATTTACAATTTATCTTCGGCAGTCACAACTCCAGCCTATTATGATTTCCAACTCACAAAAATATTAGATGCAGGTATCAAACCTGACCTTGTGATCATGGAAACTGATCCAAACCAATTCAATCAAAACTCTGTTTTCAAAAGTTCGAATTTAACTTATAGTTTTGATTTGGGTTATGTTCTTTCTAATTTATCTTTGTTTGGAAAAGACCATGTTTCCTTTTATCTTGGTCGTAAACTTTTTGCGGTCGGAACATATAAACCTTATTTAGACCAAATGTGGAAAAATTACAAAAATCCATATTTAGATAATGTTCTAGGAATGCACAAGTCAACGTATGATTATATAATTTCTCATAATGGAAATGGTTTGTCTCCCATTGATAATTACATGGAAAAGGATTCCAACGCACTTCTTTTAACAAGCCATAGAACACTTGATTGGTTATTTGCATCTTACCAAAGGAGTAATATGCAATTTGGATTTTATGAAAAAATTCTCAACCGATTACAAGAGGAAAAAATCAAAGCAGTCATTGTATGGCCTTTGTCATCTCCTGATTTTGAATCATTGATGGAAAAAGAATCTCTTGTGAAAACATGGGAAACGGAAATTGATTCCATTACCAAAGATCATAACTACTCGATTTTAAAATTGAAACATGATCCTTCTTATAATTGTAATGCCTTTGCTGATGGTGGACACGTTGCCAAAGATTGTTATAGAAGTTTAATGCGTTCTATTTTATTGGAATACTTTCGTAGGTATGAGCCAAATCGTTTGTAA
- a CDS encoding peptidase MA family protein, which translates to MHFRKKILLPFFFLIASFSHCNPLNSEIGKNDDLILLLGAYSLLGGNCFTGSDLWARDLRTQSSVCVPVELVSSGNYIELYKEKSLSLNFNLVQFAKDFDSITYPKLIETFGTPSDVDGDGKVKILVMDIKDGATSNSAYVAGYFDPINYFPDNFLLRVRSNFAEVLYLDGKELITANTKDPNAFASTAAHEFQHLLRFPRMYEANQSDELWINEGTSEVASDIAGYGPQTSRLDCYSGVNDSRCDDGINGVSLLDWNSSSADVLKQYSFAYVFMRYLYDSSGTNDTQRKQFFRDTVIGVGGTRANATGNLMNVFKTSANYDSTVLTNTNSDMFFRLFAVLTAQSFGIGNVSSVQQVTSDGQAATTVDLSGVLTKYPLSSSLNRLVSNPVTPTTYKQTIKQGAANFYSSATPTFSAPNTRKNYGRLTGISQGIVFWADSPQGLNTNLKYIPGQDDTPIQNPGKPRSLKSVIENSTNNGMIPICGIEFTNDLAHTYESIPIK; encoded by the coding sequence ATGCATTTTCGAAAAAAAATCTTACTCCCTTTTTTCTTTTTAATCGCTTCATTCTCCCATTGCAATCCGCTTAATTCTGAAATTGGGAAAAATGACGACCTCATTTTATTATTGGGAGCTTATTCCTTACTCGGAGGCAATTGTTTTACGGGCTCTGATTTATGGGCACGCGATTTGCGAACGCAAAGTAGTGTATGTGTCCCAGTCGAACTTGTCAGTTCTGGCAACTACATTGAACTGTACAAAGAAAAATCCTTATCTTTAAACTTTAACTTAGTCCAATTTGCCAAAGATTTTGATTCCATCACATACCCCAAATTAATTGAAACATTTGGAACACCGAGTGATGTCGATGGTGATGGAAAAGTTAAAATATTGGTGATGGATATCAAAGATGGAGCAACGTCTAACAGTGCTTATGTTGCCGGATATTTTGACCCTATCAATTATTTCCCAGACAATTTCCTACTCCGCGTCAGATCAAATTTTGCAGAAGTTTTGTACTTAGATGGGAAAGAACTGATCACAGCAAATACGAAAGATCCAAATGCATTTGCATCTACCGCCGCACACGAATTCCAACACTTACTTAGATTCCCAAGAATGTATGAAGCAAATCAATCAGACGAATTGTGGATCAATGAAGGTACAAGCGAAGTTGCAAGTGATATAGCTGGGTATGGTCCTCAAACAAGTCGATTGGATTGTTATTCAGGTGTAAACGATTCTAGATGTGATGACGGAATCAATGGAGTTTCATTATTAGATTGGAATAGCAGTAGTGCAGATGTTCTAAAACAATATTCTTTTGCTTATGTATTTATGAGATACCTATATGATAGCTCCGGAACAAATGATACGCAACGGAAACAATTTTTTCGTGATACGGTAATTGGGGTAGGCGGCACTCGGGCCAATGCCACTGGCAATCTTATGAATGTTTTCAAAACCAGTGCAAATTATGATTCTACTGTTCTAACCAATACAAATTCAGATATGTTTTTCCGATTGTTTGCGGTTCTCACAGCACAGAGTTTTGGGATTGGTAATGTATCTTCTGTCCAACAAGTAACAAGTGATGGACAGGCGGCAACAACAGTTGATTTGTCTGGAGTTTTGACTAAATACCCTCTTTCTTCTAGTTTGAATCGACTTGTCTCAAACCCTGTGACACCAACAACTTATAAACAAACGATTAAACAAGGAGCTGCAAACTTCTATTCTTCCGCAACCCCTACTTTTTCAGCTCCGAATACTCGGAAAAACTATGGTCGACTAACAGGGATTTCACAAGGAATTGTTTTTTGGGCAGACTCACCCCAGGGACTCAATACAAACCTTAAATACATTCCGGGACAGGATGATACTCCCATTCAAAATCCAGGCAAACCTAGATCATTGAAATCTGTCATCGAAAACTCAACTAATAATGGGATGATCCCAATTTGTGGAATTGAATTTACAAACGATTTGGCTCATACCTACGAAAGTATTCCAATAAAATAG
- a CDS encoding sugar phosphate nucleotidyltransferase: MKKIRIGVIAAAGKGTRAYPRTSFIPKPLFVIEGKSILHRNVELMVKTFGIEKVYVLVGHLKEQIISELEQIRLALPKVVIEPVEWTERGLASDVASLEKTIREPFLTILGDEFYYRTDHENFLKVLKKHPKMAASIGVVKTSLLSRIRKNYSVVLSEDKILNLVEKPENPPNELLGLGSYFFTPEYFEFFKKTPPSPKSGVIEITDVIDKMAKESTGGVFATMLNCEYFNINSMQDYYHAVYEVRNDLFSKFKTSLIIPTNNHGRSITDVIVDFKDKFNEIIVIDNESTDDTLALAKKEKVKTYTFPGDGDPTRLGEQVRRGIEYATGDILVVVSPDGSFRSKDYPKLLEYMKDSDMVIGTRTTRQMIEQGSNLKPLYRLVNLLMGKLVEVFWWGQEPRFTDVDCQFFSVWRESYDRVRSQLVVEDRKFIVELMIDIVRSHMRCIEIPVSYFKPVGQIEYRLRDMISDSFQIFKLILSKKFFLGESRDGE, from the coding sequence TTGAAAAAGATCAGAATTGGGGTGATAGCCGCAGCTGGAAAAGGCACAAGAGCCTACCCCCGCACTAGTTTTATTCCAAAACCCCTTTTTGTTATAGAAGGTAAATCCATACTCCATCGGAACGTAGAGTTGATGGTCAAAACCTTTGGAATCGAAAAGGTGTATGTCCTTGTAGGACATCTCAAAGAACAGATTATCAGTGAATTAGAACAAATTCGATTAGCACTTCCCAAAGTGGTGATCGAACCTGTGGAATGGACAGAACGAGGACTTGCATCAGATGTGGCCAGTCTCGAAAAAACAATCCGAGAGCCATTTTTAACCATTCTGGGTGATGAGTTTTATTACCGAACGGATCATGAAAACTTTTTAAAGGTTTTGAAAAAACATCCTAAAATGGCTGCGTCTATCGGGGTTGTCAAAACTTCTCTTTTATCTCGCATACGAAAAAACTATTCCGTTGTATTGTCAGAAGACAAAATTCTGAATTTGGTAGAAAAACCAGAAAATCCACCTAACGAACTATTGGGATTAGGAAGTTATTTTTTTACACCTGAATACTTTGAATTTTTCAAAAAAACACCACCTTCTCCAAAATCAGGAGTCATCGAAATAACAGATGTTATTGATAAAATGGCAAAAGAGTCAACTGGTGGAGTATTTGCAACCATGTTGAATTGTGAATACTTTAACATAAATTCAATGCAGGATTATTATCACGCTGTTTATGAAGTGCGAAATGATTTATTTTCCAAGTTTAAAACAAGCCTTATCATCCCAACCAATAATCATGGACGATCCATTACCGATGTAATTGTTGATTTTAAAGATAAATTTAATGAAATCATAGTTATTGATAATGAATCGACGGATGATACTCTCGCGCTTGCAAAAAAAGAAAAAGTAAAAACATACACATTCCCTGGTGATGGTGATCCTACACGATTAGGTGAACAAGTGAGAAGGGGAATCGAATATGCAACGGGAGATATTTTAGTAGTTGTATCACCCGATGGTTCTTTTCGTTCTAAAGATTATCCGAAGCTTCTTGAATATATGAAGGATTCGGATATGGTAATTGGTACAAGAACCACAAGGCAGATGATAGAACAAGGCTCAAATCTAAAACCCTTGTATCGTTTGGTGAATTTACTCATGGGAAAACTTGTCGAAGTATTTTGGTGGGGACAAGAGCCTAGATTTACAGATGTCGACTGCCAATTTTTTTCTGTTTGGCGAGAATCTTATGACCGAGTCAGATCACAACTTGTTGTTGAAGATAGAAAGTTTATTGTTGAGCTGATGATTGACATCGTTAGATCACATATGCGATGTATTGAAATTCCCGTGTCTTATTTTAAGCCAGTAGGGCAGATCGAATATCGTCTTCGAGATATGATTTCTGATTCATTCCAAATTTTCAAATTGATATTATCAAAAAAGTTTTTCCTAGGAGAAAGTCGCGATGGCGAATAA